One window from the genome of Ciona intestinalis unplaced genomic scaffold, KH HT000127.2, whole genome shotgun sequence encodes:
- the LOC100186026 gene encoding uncharacterized protein LOC100186026, with product MDHSQQTRDALWAAAETAIAMEETSKSISGVNLSFDKDTDSGSEPDSQPGICPTCNQKIVTDQPTSDDGIDIAEVAETAGNVLSCCAKLIDCLNSVSELAA from the exons ATGGATCATTCGCAACAAACAAGAGACGCCCTGTGGGCTGCAGCAGAGACAGCTATAGCAATGGAAGAAACATCAAAATCCATTTCTGGAGTGAATTTATCATTTGACAAAGATACAG ATTCCGGTTCCGAACCTGATTCCCAACCTGGAATCTGTCCGACCTGCAATCAAAAGATTGTAACAGACCAACCAACAAGCGATGACG GCATAGACATTGCTGAAGTTGCTGAAACTGCTGGTAATGTTTTGAGCTGCTGCGCTAAACTGATTGATTGTCTTAATAGTGTCAGCGAATTGGCTGCTTGA